In Fulvia fulva chromosome 10, complete sequence, a single window of DNA contains:
- a CDS encoding 5-methylphenazine-1-carboxylate 1-monooxygenase, producing MLLLEAVRERLGVERVHLNHSLDSFEQDEPTSSPVTLTFAQKKSGAPSSTPTFTSDLVIAADGINSTVRRHLYLSEGPPNFSGRILWRGCLEREAFLTSASMIWSGHANQKFIAYPIMKYSDRSKSLVNWIAELRVRDEDDPDTTPPEKADWLNTVPKEKFAPKFREWTFGFLNVPDLIEKTERVYEYPMCDRTPVERWSFGRLTLLGDAAHPMYPIGSNGASQAILDAACLTRCLWDCKDLASIPQALKEYQDERLPTTAKIVMANRGNGPDHVMQVAYERAPNGFKHINDVIPQHELQGIGLAYKAIAGFEIEKVNEQAGKTEGTAEKLGLKSPRAWTTVATNSVNGS from the exons ATGCTCCTACTGGAAGCCGTTAGAGAAAGACTAGGAGTGGAACGTGTACACCTCAACCACAGCCTCGACTCCTTCGAACAAGACGAACCCACGTCCTCCCCCGTCACCCTGACCTTCGCACAAAAGAAATCCGGCGCGCCATCCTCAACACCAACGTTCACATCCGACCTCGTCATCGCCGCAGACGGCATAAACAGCACAGTCCGGCGCCACCTCTACCTCTCCGAAGGCCCTCCAAATTTCTCCGGTCGCATCCTCTGGCGCGGCTGCCTCGAGCGCGAAGCTTTCCTCACCAGCGCTAGCATGATCTGGTCCGGGCACGCAAATCAAAAATTCATCGCCTATCCCATCATGAAATATTCCGATCGATCCAAATCCCTTGTAAACTGGATTGCGGAACTTCGCGTCCGGGATGAGGACGATCCGGACACGACACCACCTGAGAAGGCGGACTGGTTGAACACCGTGCCTAAGGAGAAGTTTGCGCCGAAATTTAGGGAGTGGACGTTTGGGTTCTTGAATGTACCGGATTTGATAGAGAAGACGGAGAGGGTCTATGAGTATCCGATGTGTGACAGGACGCCTGTGGAGAGATGGAGTTTTGGGCGATTGACGCTTTTGGGCGATGCTGCGCATCCGATGTATCCGAT TGGGAGCAATGGAGCTTCGCAGGCAATCTTGGATGCGGCTTGTCTGACAAGATGTCTTTGGGACTGCAAGGACTTGGCCAGCATTCCGCAGGCGCTGAAGGAGTACCAGGACGAACGGCTGCCGACCACTGCGAAGATTGTTATGGCGAATCGTGGGAATGGACCGGATCACGTCATGCAAGTGGCTTATGAGAGGGCACCTAATGGTTTCAAGCATATCAACGATGTTATCCCGCAGCACGAGCTGCAAGGTATTGGTTTGGCTTATAAGGCGATTGCGGGCTTTGAGATTGAGAAGGTGAATGAGCAAGCTGGGAAGACCGAGGGAACTGCAGAGAAGCTTGGTTTGAAGTCGCCGAGAGCGTGGACGACGGTTGCCACGAATAGTGTAAATGGCTCGTAA
- a CDS encoding Serine/threonine-protein kinase srk1, whose product MSTIQNLKNFIRHGKQARDARSPQDQATTHVSNVYAQQQRFNNGNAAQQQHQQYGMSDPNVYEHKPLQAAAPHQDYSVAAVPEGNRHVAAKAGHAAAQAVDDKQKRDNRDQKQKDYDASVLERIVAEERESKGKLPRYPGLERWQLVEKMGDGAFSNVYRAKDSQHVYDQVAIKVVRKFEMNSTQGVLHPDYEKKAPKGVERANILKEVQIMRQLDHPNIVKLIDFSESRQYYYIVLELCPGGELFHQIVRLTYFSEDLSRHVITQVAEALEYLHEEAGVVHRDIKPENLLFYPIPFNPTKNPKPKGPEDEDKADEGEFVKGQGAGGIGTIKIADFGLSKVIWDSQTMTPCGTVGYTAPEIVKDERYSKSVDMWALGCVFYTLLCGFPPFYDESIQVLTEKVARGQYTFLSPWWDDISKSAQDLVSHLLTVDPDKRYDIKQFLAHPWIRQSDEPTNAAADAPPLATPLHVRQGNMSAGSGGSPMKPDFAYLDDTPGAGRRMDFRSPGAVNLREVFDVGYSVHRQEEETKRRKNFKQGYRGGNPMTSLNALDEDMDDDDDEGVSVSYGASAQNPPAKVPKSGAADVGGVERQMRNTSLSAAAQARQAAAPRSSQARGYGQHSPEVAAAAKKQVRNKAGAFELSLDNATLLGRRGNKKPGESGLRQQLPVQ is encoded by the exons ATGTCAACAATACAGAACCTCAAGAACTTCATCCGGCACGGCAAGCAAGCGAGAGATGCACGATCACCCCAAGATCAGGCCACCACCCACGTGTCGAATGTCTACGCACAGCAACAGCGCTTCAACAATGGCAACGCCGCGCAACAGCAACACCAGCAGTACGGCATGAGCGATCCGAATGTCTACGAGCACAAACCGTTACAAGCCGCAGCGCCTCATCAAGACTACTCCGTTGCAGCCGTCCCCGAAGGCAACCGACACGTCGCTGCCAAAGCCGGCCATGCCGCCGCCCAGGCCGTTGACGACAAACAGAAACGAGACAACCGAGACCAAAAGCAAAAAGACTACGATGCCTCAGTGCTGGAGCGTATCGTGGCCGAAGAGCGTGAGAGCAAAGGCAAGCTTCCCCGGTACCCAGGCCTAGAACGATGGCAACTCGTCGAGAAGATGGGCGACGGCGCCTTCAGCAACGTCTACCGAGCCAAGGATTCACAACACGTCTACGACCAGGTCGCCATAAAGGTCGTCCGCAAGTTCGAAATGAACTCCACACAG GGCGTTCTGCATCCGGACTACGAAAAGAAAGCGCCAAAAGGCGTGGAG AGAGCCAACATCCTCAAAGAAGTCCAAATAATGCGACAGCTCGATCACCCGAATATCGTCAAGCTTATCGACTTCTCCGAATCGCGACAATACTACTACATCGTCCTCGAGCTATGTCCCGGAGGAGAACTTTTCCATCAGATCGTTCGCTTGACATACTTTAGCGAAGACCTGTCCAGGCACGTCATCACTCAGGTCGCCGAAGCATTAGAGTATCTGCACGAGGAAGCAGGTGTGGTACATCG TGACATCAAACCCGAGAACTTACTGTTCTACCCCATTCCATTCAATCCCACCAAGAACCCCAAGCCGAAGGGTCCCGAAGATGAAGATAAAGCTGATGAGGGCGAGTTCGTTAAAGGGCAAGGTGCAGGCGGGATTGGTACCATCAAGATTGCAGATTTTGGTCTCTCCAAGGTCATCTGGGACAGCCAGACGATGACTCCGTGTGGTACAGTCGGTTACACTGCACCTGAGATTGTCAAGGACGAACGTTACTCCAAGAGTGTCGACATGTGGGCACTTGGCTGTGTATTTTACACACTGCTTTGTGGTTTCCCTCCATTCTACGACGAGAGCATTCAAGTGCTTACCGAGAAGGTCGCGCGCGGACAGTACACGTTCTTGTCGCCATGGTGGGACGACATCTCGAAATCGGCACAGGACCTCGTTTCGCACCTTTTGACTGTCGACCCGGACAAGCGATACGATATCAAGCAATTCCTTGCTCACCCTTGGATCCGGCAATCTGATGAGCCTACCAACGCAGCCGCTGATGCACCGCCTCTTGCTACTCCTCTACACGTTCGACAAGGAAACATGTCGGCTGGATCGGGTGGCTCACCTATGAAACCTGACTTTGCTTACCTCGACGACACACCTGGCGCAGGACGACGGATGGACTTCAGATCTCCTGGTGCTGTCAACCTTCGCGAGGTTTTTGATGTTGGCTACTCAGTGCACAGACAGGAAGAAGAGACGAAACGCCGAAAGAACTTCAAGCAGGGCTACCGAGGAGGCAACCCTATGACCTCTTTGAACGCGCTTGACGAGGATATGGACGATGATGACGATGAGGGCGTGTCGGTGTCGTACGGCGCTTCTGCACAAAATCCACCTGCCAAAGTACCCAAGTCTGGCGCTGCTGATGTCGGTGGCGTGGAGAGGCAAATGCGTAATACCAGCCTTTCCGCCGCCGCACAAGCTCGCCAGGCAGCGGCACCACGATCCTCGCAGGCTCGTGGTTATGGCCAGCACTCTCCTGAAGTTGCTGCTGCAGCCAAGAAGCAAGTACGGAACAAGGCTGGAGCATTCGAGCTCAGTCTTGATAACGCCACATTGCTAGGTCGTCGTGGCAACAAGAAGCCAGGCGAGAGCGGTCTGCGACAACAGCTTCCGGTCCAGTAG
- a CDS encoding Dehydrogenase azaJ, which produces MTTNRAAWLMSKQAKPFTIGEAPMLKPKKGEVIIRNYAIAMNPVDAGIQNMGILWEEYPAIIGSDLAGEVFQVGPGVTGLQKGDRVIACVGEGAFQLYTAADIRLVAKLPDKISYAQGAVLPLALTTAANIFHPNNLGLSPPQLNPKPNNHTMLVWGGASAVGSCAIQMIKAAGYDVITIASPRNFGYCKELGASAVFDYKDETIVERIVEAFEGKHFAGAFRAIFVSPGVIRDCLQIADKLGRDEKTRVVSTVLPSNMPYTDAVAKLLGGVAPTPNDIGPATWGRWMTPALEKGQLRCKPEPEVVGTGLEAIQEAVNEIGAGVSAKKIVVELP; this is translated from the exons ATGACAACCAACCGGGCAGCATGGCTAATGTCCAAGCAAGCAAAGCCTTTCACAATCGGTGAAGCACCAATGCTGAAGCCCAAGAAAGGCGAAGTCATCATTCGCAACTATGCTATCGCCATGAATCCGGTCGATGCCGGCATCCAAAACATGGGCATCCTCTGGGAAGAGTACCCTGCCATCATCGGCAGCGACCTAGCCGGTGAAGTATTCCAAGTCGGACCGGGAGTCACTGGCTTGCAGAAAGGCGATCGTGTCATTGCCTGTGTAGGAGAGGGGGCTTTCCAACTGTACACAGCTGCAGACATTCGCCTGGTCGCAAAGCTGCCAGACAAGATCTCGTATGCGCAAGGTGCAGTCTTACCACTGGCGCTCACTACAGCGGCGAACATCTTCCACCCAAACAACCTCGGGCTTTCTCCACCACAATTGAATCCCAAGCCAAACAATCATACGATGCTGGTCTGGGGCGGAGCGTCAGCGGTTGGAAGCTGTGCCATACAGATGATCAAAGCTGCGGGCTACGATGTGATCACCATCGCCAGTCCCCGGAACTTCGGTTACTGTAAGGAGTTGGGAGCGTCTGCAGTCTTCGATTACAAGGACGAAACCATCGTGGAAAGGATCGTTGAGGCATTCGAGGGCAAGCACTTCGCCGGTGCCTTCCGTGCAATCTTCGTCTCTCCTGGTGTCATCCGCGACTGCCTGCAAATCGCGGATAAGCTCGGTCGAGACGAGAAGACGAGAGTTGTCTCTACTGTGCTTCCTTCGAATATGCCGTACACGGACGCG GTGGCAAAGCTCCTTGGTGGTGTGGCTCCAACACCGAACGACATCGGACCCGCAACATGGGGTCGATGGATGACTCCTGCTCTCGAGAAGGGCCAGTTGAGGTGTAAGCCTGAGCCCGAGGTTGTGGGCACAGGTCTTGAGGCGATCCAGGAGGCCGTCAATGAAATTGGCGCAGGCGTGTCTGCGAAGAAGATTGTAGTAGAGCTTCCATAG